In the genome of Segatella copri, one region contains:
- a CDS encoding RNA polymerase sigma factor: MEQSTHNQAQIIAAFYTVHQNELVNFATSRLGNREEAEDLVQDAFFKLMTFEGIINEATIKSFAYTITANKVKDLLRRRIFRHKMEENAKYEMELQHSHVERMTEYHDTLRMVNDSMARLSPACAKVYRMSLIEDMTAGDIAQEMNVSKRTVESQLFTSRKQVRAMLSMAM, encoded by the coding sequence ATGGAACAGTCAACTCATAACCAGGCGCAAATAATCGCCGCCTTTTATACCGTTCATCAGAATGAACTCGTCAACTTCGCCACTTCCCGCTTGGGTAATCGCGAGGAGGCAGAAGATCTTGTACAGGATGCTTTCTTCAAGCTGATGACCTTTGAAGGTATCATCAACGAGGCAACCATCAAGTCGTTTGCCTATACCATCACAGCCAACAAGGTGAAGGACCTTCTCCGCCGTCGCATCTTCCGTCATAAGATGGAGGAGAATGCCAAGTATGAGATGGAACTCCAGCACTCTCATGTAGAGCGCATGACAGAGTATCATGATACCCTGCGCATGGTGAATGACAGTATGGCAAGATTGTCTCCAGCTTGTGCCAAGGTATATCGCATGAGTCTCATTGAGGATATGACAGCTGGCGACATTGCTCAGGAGATGAATGTCTCCAAGCGCACCGTGGAGTCTCAGCTCTTCACCTCTCGCAAGCAGGTGAGGGCCATGCTGAGCATGGCGATGTAA